GCCGGCGTACCATCCCTGCAGGTCCCCGCGCTCGGCCGGACCGCCGATGGTGTTCCGGGCACCGATGAAGTACTCGCCGCCCTCGGGCAGGTCGATCGCGAACGAGCCGTCCGCGCCCGTCAGTGCGATGAAGTCCGGCTTCTGCGTCATCATCGAGTCGCGGAAGGCGCTCGCGTAGACGCCCGCGACCGGCTTGCCCGCGGCGTCGCGGACCACGCCCGCGACGACCGTCTCGCCCGCCTTGGCCGTCCCGCCGAGGGTGATGTCCTGGCCGCCCTCCTTGACCTTCACCAGCTTCGTGGAGGTGTTGATCGAGACCAGCGTGTAGGCGTCCTTGCGCACCTCCACCGGGTTGAGGTGCGCGAACCCGAAGAGCCCCCCCTCGCCGAGCGGACCCATCCGGTCGTCGCCGGCGCGCTTGCGCGCCACCACGTAGTACTTCCCCTCCTCCAGGTTGAACGAGAAGGCGCCCCTGGGGTCCGTCAGCACCGACGCGTAGCCGATGCCGCGGAAGATGCTCTCGCCGTCCTGGTAGAGCGTGACGCGGGCGCGGTCGAGCGGCGCGCCGTCCTGGTAGACCGTGCCGCGGATCCCGGTGCCGCCGGGGCGGGAGTTCTCGCCCGTGCCGATGATCGGGCTGCAGTTGATGCCGAGGTTGATCGTCGTCCCCTCGCCCAGCAGCACGGGGTTGCCGCCGTAATAGGCGAAGTAATCGCCCGGGGCCAGTTCGCCCGCGGGACCGGCGGCGGCCTTTCGCGCCACGACGAAGTACTTCCCCGGCGGCAGTCGCGCCTCGAAGAGCCCGTCCGCGGCGGTGGGCCCGGCCTCGTAGTCGCCGGGTCCCCGGAAGCCGGCCGCGTAGCCCTTGTAGAGAAACACCTTGGCACCCTCGAGGGCCTTGCCCTCCGAGGTGACCTTGCCCTTGATGACGCCCGTCCCCTGCGCGGAACACACCGCGGGGGCCAGCAGCAGGGCGAAGAGCGCGAGTACCCCCTCAAGCCGGCGCATGCCTCACCATCCTCCCTTCGGGTCAGTCCCCCTCGTAGCGGGAGACCGTGATCATGATCTTCCTGCCCGTGCCCGTGACCAGCGCCTTGCCGCGCCACTCGCCCCGCTCGATCGGGCCGCCGAGGCCCGAGCGCGCGAGCAGGTGGAACGTCCCGACCGCCGCGCGGACCCGGAACGCGCCCTTCGCGTCCGTCGGCCCCGCGACGAACGCGGGCGTGCCCGAGAGCGCCTCGTCCGCGTAGAAGAGGACGTAGACGCCCGCCTGCGGCGTGCCCGCGCCGTCGGTGACGATCCCCTCGAACCAGCCGCCGCTCGGCCCGTCCGCCGGCAGGTTCTTCTCGAGGAGGTCGACGCGGGTCGTCATCTCGACGTCGACCCTGGCAAACGCCCCCGCCTTCACCTCCACGGGGTTGCCCGGGAAGTAGCCGACGTAGTCGTCGCGCCCCGGCGGCCCGTACATGCCGCCGGCCTGCCGCTTGCGCGCCAGGACGTAGTAGCGCCCGGGCGGGAGCTTGATGCGGAAGCGGCCGTCCTCGCCGACCGGCGTCGCCGACAGCCCCATCCCGCGGAAGTTGGCCTTCGCGTCGGCGTAGACCTGGAGGTAGGCGCGGCCGAGGGGCTTGCCCTCGAAGAGGATGGCCCCGGCGATGCCGGCGCCCTCGCCGGCGGCCGGCGCCTGCCGCTCGCCGACGCGCACCATGTTGAAGGCAACGCGGGTCGTCTTGCCCGCCTCTACGACCACGGGGCTGCCGAGGTAGTAGCTGAAGAGGTCGCCGGGCTTGCCCGGGAAGGGCCAGGGCTTGCCCGACGCGCGCACCGCCAGCAGGTGGTAGCTCCCGGGCTTGAGGGGCAGGCGGTACGCGCCATTCTCGTCGGTGGGCGCCGAGACGGCGACGGGAACCGAGGCCTGGTTCGGGCCGGCGTGGTCGAACGCCAGCACCACCACGCCCGGCGCGAACTCGCTGCGCAGCGCGGCCACGCCCTCCACGCCGCTTTCGGCGGCACGGGCCGCGCCGGCCGCAGCCAGCGCCGCCGCGAGGAAGCATGCCGCCGCCCATCCCCTGCGTCCCATCGCCACTCTTCTACCTCGCTTTCCCGAAAAGGATGCCGTCGCCCGCCGCGCGGCGCCTCACCCGCGCGGGCCGCGGAAGAGCCACTCCTTGATGCAGGCGATGAGCACGGCGCCGAGCAGCAGGGCGCCGGCCCGGAAGACCGCCGCCCCGCGGCGCGCCGCCGGCGTCCCCGCGCCGTAGCTGCGGGCGCCGATCCTTCCCGCCGACCAGAGCGACGCGCAGAGCCCTGCCGCGGCGAGCGCCACCGCGCCCCAGCGGACCGCGGTGAGCGGCGCGAGGCTGTCGGGGGCCGCGAGGACCAGCAGCTGGTTGATCGCGACCGAGGTCTGCACGCCTGCCGGGTCCCGCAGGGCGAGCGGGAGGTAGGCGGCCTTCTCGTTGAGCTTGACGAGGGCGAAGGCGCCGTAGGCCCCCATGATCAGCGGGATGAAGGCGTAGCCGTAGGCCGCGATGTAGCCCCAGACGGTGTGTCGCCGGGCGCTCCAGCCCCCCTCGCGGCGCCGCGCCTCCTCGTCGATCTCCGCCGCGCCGTAGACCGCCGCGGCCGCCGCCTCCTCCGGCCCCGCCAGCGGCGTGACGCTCACCTCGGACACGAGCTTGGCGATCATGCCGAGCGCCAGGAAGAACGCCAGCGGCCAGAGCAGGAAGCCGGTGAAGAGCAGCACGCCCTTGAGCACCGCCGGCGGCGCGCCGGCGATG
The sequence above is a segment of the bacterium genome. Coding sequences within it:
- a CDS encoding carboxypeptidase-like regulatory domain-containing protein, whose protein sequence is MGRRGWAAACFLAAALAAAGAARAAESGVEGVAALRSEFAPGVVVLAFDHAGPNQASVPVAVSAPTDENGAYRLPLKPGSYHLLAVRASGKPWPFPGKPGDLFSYYLGSPVVVEAGKTTRVAFNMVRVGERQAPAAGEGAGIAGAILFEGKPLGRAYLQVYADAKANFRGMGLSATPVGEDGRFRIKLPPGRYYVLARKRQAGGMYGPPGRDDYVGYFPGNPVEVKAGAFARVDVEMTTRVDLLEKNLPADGPSGGWFEGIVTDGAGTPQAGVYVLFYADEALSGTPAFVAGPTDAKGAFRVRAAVGTFHLLARSGLGGPIERGEWRGKALVTGTGRKIMITVSRYEGD